A portion of the Ralstonia nicotianae genome contains these proteins:
- a CDS encoding CFI-box-CTERM domain-containing protein: MPWAVTLIVKDCSSSAPIPGALVTDGVGGGYTDSYGQFIAVIDDAYTGYVVQISKANYNARNFTFDRSQIGTVQNTCLTVYVAPPSGGGGGWQISCFIVTAATGSETSEEVAGMRALRDRVSARSALAGRLIDAIYDEYWQFSPAIADRIRDSESARMAVMALVVRPLFAWYQLAGQLALGPSDTAAVGQAEKALRGACPRYLGPAKVAGYLQQLADGQALPASMPPLLAQLAPRLQQALGLPLVRWAILEPLLRTWQGAADHLDMRQQVAAWLGGAPLDTLAMPDAATLHAELADLASLLAFDADARSTVGVRLAAAWPASAEALARVDLCERQT; this comes from the coding sequence ATGCCCTGGGCAGTTACCCTGATCGTCAAGGATTGCAGCTCCTCGGCCCCCATCCCCGGCGCGCTGGTCACCGATGGCGTCGGCGGCGGCTACACCGACAGCTACGGACAGTTCATCGCCGTCATCGACGACGCCTACACCGGCTACGTCGTCCAGATCTCGAAGGCGAACTACAACGCGCGCAACTTCACGTTCGACCGCTCGCAGATCGGCACCGTGCAGAACACCTGCCTGACCGTCTACGTGGCGCCGCCCAGCGGCGGCGGCGGTGGTTGGCAGATCAGTTGCTTTATCGTCACCGCCGCGACCGGTTCCGAGACCTCCGAGGAAGTCGCCGGCATGCGCGCGCTGCGCGACCGGGTGAGCGCGCGGTCCGCGCTGGCGGGCCGCCTGATCGACGCGATCTACGACGAGTACTGGCAATTCAGCCCGGCCATCGCAGACCGCATCCGCGACAGCGAAAGCGCGCGCATGGCCGTCATGGCGCTGGTGGTGCGGCCGCTGTTCGCGTGGTACCAGCTCGCCGGCCAGCTGGCGCTGGGCCCGTCCGACACCGCCGCCGTCGGCCAAGCCGAGAAGGCACTGCGCGGCGCCTGCCCGCGCTACCTCGGCCCGGCCAAGGTGGCCGGCTACCTGCAGCAGCTTGCCGACGGACAGGCCCTGCCCGCCTCCATGCCGCCGCTGCTCGCGCAGTTGGCGCCCAGGCTGCAGCAGGCACTGGGCTTGCCGCTGGTCCGCTGGGCGATCCTCGAGCCGCTGCTGCGCACCTGGCAAGGCGCGGCGGATCACCTCGACATGCGGCAGCAGGTGGCGGCCTGGCTGGGCGGCGCACCGCTCGACACGCTGGCCATGCCGGATGCCGCTACGCTGCATGCCGAACTGGCCGATCTGGCTTCGCTGCTGGCGTTCGATGCGGATGCCCGCTCGACCGTGGGCGTGCGGCTGGCCGCCGCCTGGCCGGCCAGCGCCGAGGCCCTGGCCCGTGTCGACCTGTGCGAACGCCAGACCTGA
- a CDS encoding phosphatase PAP2 family protein: protein MLGLPPKQGHTATFPQNHRLPLTHRIACGAVLGGIWAVGYFGIAWRIAPVADPTTALDTAIPFIGWTVWVYLAGLAWIIAPLALVREPRLFRRAAFAYAIAIGAGFLCFTALQTEAPALRAQAVPDGLGTATAWALLTLHRMDAPVNLLPSLHVALAWLAAWALGRQRRPWRHACHVTAVAITASVCLVKQHTVLDAVAGLLLAWLCARLATAGRRDAIA, encoded by the coding sequence ATGCTCGGCCTCCCGCCGAAGCAAGGACACACGGCGACCTTCCCGCAAAACCACCGGCTGCCGCTGACCCACCGCATCGCATGCGGTGCCGTGTTGGGCGGCATCTGGGCCGTCGGCTACTTCGGCATTGCCTGGCGCATCGCGCCCGTCGCGGACCCGACCACCGCGCTGGACACGGCGATACCGTTCATCGGCTGGACCGTGTGGGTCTACCTGGCCGGGCTGGCCTGGATCATCGCGCCGCTGGCGCTGGTCCGCGAGCCTCGCCTGTTCCGGCGCGCCGCGTTTGCCTATGCCATCGCCATCGGCGCGGGCTTCCTGTGCTTCACCGCGCTGCAGACCGAAGCGCCGGCACTGCGCGCGCAAGCGGTGCCCGACGGGCTCGGCACCGCGACCGCGTGGGCCCTGCTCACGCTGCATCGCATGGATGCGCCGGTCAACCTGCTGCCGTCGCTGCACGTCGCGCTGGCGTGGCTGGCGGCGTGGGCGCTGGGGCGGCAACGTCGGCCATGGCGCCATGCCTGCCATGTCACCGCCGTCGCCATCACGGCATCGGTCTGCCTGGTGAAGCAGCACACCGTGCTGGACGCCGTGGCCGGCCTGCTGCTGGCGTGGCTGTGCGCCCGGCTGGCCACCGCCGGCCGGCGGGATGCCATCGCGTAG